Proteins from one Impatiens glandulifera chromosome 2, dImpGla2.1, whole genome shotgun sequence genomic window:
- the LOC124927943 gene encoding uncharacterized protein LOC124927943, translated as MGSSNGYTPAMIAIALLLVVVLLPMASKADNHISPALSPLLDEICKEVNCGKGSCKADLSFPFNYKCECDAGWKRTHSHDDDEEDKLEFLPCIIPNCSLDYSCMPAAPPAPAFPYNISAFDPCYWTYCGEGTCVKNSTYIHTCQCNPGYSNLLNVSVYPCYSDCAIGSDCAKLGIVSKSTSSSSSPNDDQNASPATSSKFLWVVIALMSTVTMLWRS; from the exons ATGGGTTCAAGCAACGGTTATACTCCGGCGATGATCGCAATAGCTCTTCTCCTTGTAGTAGTACTACTGCCTATGGCTTCCAAAGCTGATAATCATATATCTCCTGCCCTCAGTCCTTTGCttg aTGAGATATGTAAAGAAGTGAATTGTGGGAAAGGCAGTTGCAAGGCTGATTTGAGTTTTCCATTCAATTATAAGTGTGAATGCGATGCTGGTTGGAAGAGAACTCATTCTCACGATGACGATGAAGAAGATAAACTCGAATTTCTCCCCTGCATCATTCCCAACT GCTCTCTCGACTACTCTTGCATGCCAGCAGCTCCACCAGCACCAGCCTTCCCATACAACATCTCTGCCTTTGATC ctTGCTATTGGACATACTGTGGTGAAGGAACTTGTGTGAAAAACAGCACTTATATTCATACATGCCAGTGCAATCCTGGTTATTCTAATCTCCTAAATGTCTCAGTTTATCCTTGTTACAGTgatt GTGCTATTGGTTCGGATTGTGCAAAGCTTGGGATTGTTTCAAAGTCcacttcttcatcttcatcaccTAATGATGATCAAAACGCCAGTCCAG CAACTTCTTCAAAGTTCTTGTGGGTAGTGATTGCTTTGATGTCAACTGTTACTATGCTTTGGAGATCATAA
- the LOC124927756 gene encoding translocase of chloroplast 120, chloroplastic-like, whose translation MENGVVDDSPLLTTHSVKEVLEHEVTSSEIVESEADAVFEDSISTETPRVTHSDDLNNLNNTVDVEFNLDSEIEVETFKSENHKDEVQQVVVAEDKIEDATAEDKPIPIVEETAPDASEGETTANLDSEVEVENFKDAIEVFSATENHKDEIQQVLAEDEIEAVVANQEAIVEATALDVHQEEIEEVIIPEEHQNGVYEREVEAVGVSSGTENHKDEVQQVVADDMIEDVAADNEPIVEATSPDTHQAETSAKEEIVEVVMPQEHQNGVYESEKEAIEISSANENHKDEVQKVVADERIEDVTTDKEPIVEATAPDTHQAETSAKEEIGEAVMPEEHQNGVYESEKVATEISSAIENHKDEVLFVAEDKIENVALDEQPIIEATAPDALQGETTANKEIEEVTMPEEHQNGTYGREKDAIGISSATENHKDEVQVVAEEKIKSVAADDEEGQFVAEDKIEVVADNQPIIEATVPDAHQGETTANEEHQNGVYEKEAIGISSESQNHKDEIQFVAEDKIEFVVVEDHPIIEATASDGEEEQNGAFEREKLSDSQINNNNNANEDVDIITKELKIDSRPKTSGAPSVAEVDCESSHEPIHNLSTDNLKMEPNFEEKEEKVVEPMEEAEIKPTVAIPPSSQKSTTAHPAGLGRAAPLSESAPRAVHHPRVNGALSQTQNQSVDETLNNGVGEPTEEYDETREKLQMIRVKFLRLALRLGQTPHNAVVAQVLYRLGLAEQLRGRSGGRVAAFSFDRASAMAEQLEAGGQEPLDFSCTIMVLGKTGVGKSATINSIFDEIKFGTDAFQLGTKKVEDVVGTVQGIKVRVIDTPGLLPSWTDQQHNVKILRSVKQFMKKTPPDIVLYLDRLDMQSRDLTDLPLLRTITEIFGPSIWFNAIVVLTHAASAPPEGPNGTTTSYDMFVTQRSHAVQQAIRMAAGDMRLMNPVSLVENHSACRTNRSGQRVLPNGQVWKPHLLLLSFASKILTEANALLKLQDGPPGRPFTTRTRSPPLPYLLSSLLQSRPHLKLPEEQFGGDDDDIEEDSSESDNESEFDELPPFKPLARAELAKLAKAQKKAYYDEIEYREKLFMKKQLKEEKMRRKMMKKMAASKDLPVEEEESEEGAAASVPVAMPDLALPASFDADYPSHRYRCLDSPNQWVVRPVLDTQGWDHDVGYEGVNVERLFVVKKKIPVSLSGQLTKDKKDSTLQMELSSSLKHGEGKATSLGFDMQTLGKDMAYTLRGETRLSNRRRNKFSTGVSATLLGDSVTAGLKLEDKLIVNKRFRMVLSGGAMAGQSDVAYGGSLEATLRDKDHPLGRFLSTLGLSVMDWHGDLAIGGNLQSQIPIGRYTNLIARGNLNNRGSGNVSIRLNSSEQIQIALIAVIPLISKLVGYPQQLHYGQ comes from the coding sequence ATGGAAAATGGAGTTGTTGATGATTCGCCTTTGCTGACGACTCATTCTGTGAAGGAGGTCTTAGAACACGAGGTTACAAGCTCGGAGATAGTAGAATCGGAAGCTGATGCTGTTTTTGAGGATTCAATCTCCACGGAGACACCACGAGTAACTCATAGTGAcgatttgaataatttgaataaCACTGTCGATGTTGAATTCAACCTTGATTCTGAAATTGAGGTTGAGACTTTTAAATCTGAAAACCACAAAGATGAGGTTCAGCAGGTTGTTGTTGCTGAAGATAAGATAGAAGATGCAACTGCGGAGGACAAACCTATACCTATTGTTGAAGAAACTGCTCCAGATGCGAGTGAAGGAGAAACCACAGCTAACCTTGATTCTGAAGTTGAGGTTGAGAATTTTAAAGATGCGATTGAAGTTTTTTCTGCAACTGAAAACCACAAAGATGAGATACAACAGGTTCTTGCTGAAGACGAGATAGAAGCTGTGGTGGCGAACCAGGAAGCTATTGTTGAAGCAACTGCTCTAGATGTTCACCAGGAGGAAATAGAGGAGGTAATaatacctgaagaacatcaaAATGGTGTTTATGAGAGAGAGGTTGAGGCAGTTGGAGTTTCATCTGGAACTGAAAACCACAAAGACGAGGTTCAGCAGGTTGTTGCTGATGACATGATAGAAGATGTGGCGGCAGACAATGAACCTATTGTTGAGGCAACTTCTCCAGATACTCACCAAGCAGAAACCTCAGCTAAAGAAGAAATAGTTGAGGTCGTAATgcctcaagaacaccaaaatGGTGTTTATGAGAGCGAGAAAGAGGCGATTGAGATTTCATCTGCAAATGAAAACCACAAAGACGAGGTTCAGAAGGTTGTTGCTGATGAAAGGATAGAAGATGTGACGACAGACAAAGAACCTATTGTTGAAGCAACTGCTCCAGATACCCACCAAGCAGAAACCTCAGCTAAAGAAGAAATAGGCGAGGCCGTAATGCCTGAAGAACATCAAAATGGTGTTTATGAGAGCGAGAAAGTGGCGACTGAGATTTCATCTGCTATTGAAAACCACAAAGATGAGGTTCTGTTTGTCGCTGAAGACAAGATTGAAAATGTGGCGCTGGACGAACAACCTATAATTGAAGCAACTGCTCCAGATGCTCTCCAAGGAGAAACCACAGCCAACAAAGAAATAGAGGAGGTAACAATGCCTGAAGAACATCAAAATGGTACTTATGGGAGAGAGAAAGATGCTATTGGAATTTCTTCTGCAACTGAAAACCACAAGGATGAGGTTCAGGTTGTTGCTGAAGAAAAGATAAAATCTGTGGCAGCTGATGACGAAGAGGGTCAGTTTGTCGCTGAAGACAAGATAGAAGTTGTGGCGGACAACCAACCTATTATTGAAGCAACTGTGCCAGATGCTCACCAAGGAGAAACCACAGCTAACGAAGAACATCAAAATGGTGTTTATGAGAAAGAGGCTATTGGAATTTCATCTGAAAGTCAAAACCACAAAGATGAGATTCAGTTTGTTGCTGAAGACAAGATAGAATTTGTGGTTGTGGAAGACCATCCTATTATTGAAGCAACTGCTTCAGATGGTGAGGAAGAGCAAAATGGTGCTTTTGAGAGGGAAAAGTTGTCTGACTCgcagattaataataataataatgcaaaCGAGGATGTGGATATAATAACCAAGGAATTAAAGATTGATAGTAGACCCAAGACATCTGGCGCTCCTTCTGTGGCTGAGGTTGATTGTGAATCTTCCCATGAACCAATTCATAATTTATCTACAGATAATCTCAAAATGGAACCAAATTTTGAAGAGAAAGAGGAGAAAGTTGTAGAGCCTATGGAGGAAGCTGAGATCAAACCCACAGTTGCCATCCCTCCATCCTCCCAGAAGTCTACTACTGCTCACCCTGCAGGTCTAGGACGTGCTGCCCCTTTGTCAGAATCCGCACCTCGAGCAGTACATCATCCTCGTGTTAATGGAGCTCTTTCTCAGACGCAGAATCAATCTGTTGACGAGACTCTTAATAATGGAGTAGGAGAACCAACCGAGGAATATGATGAGACTCGGGAGAAACTTCAGATGATAAGAGTCAAATTTTTGCGGCTTGCTCTTCGGCTAGGTCAGACTCCCCATAATGCAGTCGTGGCTCAAGTCTTGTATAGGCTCGGGCTTGCAGAGCAGCTTCGAGGAAGAAGTGGGGGTCGTGTGGCTGCGTTTAGCTTCGACCGTGCAAGTGCAATGGCTGAGCAGCTTGAGGCGGGTGGGCAGGAGCCACTTGACTTTTCTTGCACAATCATGGTTCTGGGGAAAACCGGAGTGGGTAAAAGCGCAACCATAAACTCGATATTCGACGAGATTAAGTTCGGAACCGATGCCTTTCAGTTGGGAACGAAAAAAGTTGAAGACGTTGTCGGAACTGTCCAGGGAATCAAGGTTCGGGTTATTGACACGCCTGGTCTTCTCCCTTCCTGGACTGACCAACAACATAACGTGAAGATTCTGCGTTCGGTTAAGCAGTTTATGAAGAAGACACCACCAGACATTGTTTTGTATCTGGACAGGTTGGATATGCAGAGTAGGGATCTAACCGACTTGCCTCTTTTGCGCACCATTACAGAAATATTTGGGCCTTCGATTTGGTTCAATGCAATTGTTGTTCTTACCCATGCGGCTTCGGCTCCGCCTGAAGGTCCAAATGGTACCACGACGAGTTACGACATGTTTGTGACTCAAAGGTCTCACGCCGTCCAGCAAGCAATTCGAATGGCAGCTGGAGATATGCGGCTTATGAACCCTGTCTCTTTAGTGGAGAACCATTCTGCCTGCAGGACTAACAGATCTGGCCAGAGGGTTTTGCCCAATGGTCAAGTTTGGAAGCCTCATCTCCTATTGCTCTCCTTCGCTTCCAAGATTTTGACGGAAGCAAACGCCCTTCTGAAGTTGCAGGACGGTCCGCCTGGAAGGCCCTTTACTACTCGAACGAGATCACCTCCTTTACCCTATCTTCTTTCGTCTCTTCTTCAATCCAGACCGCACTTGAAACTTCCTGAGGAGCAGTTTGGAGGAGACGACGATGACATTGAAGAAGACTCGTCGGAATCTGACAACGAGTCGGAATTCGATGAACTGCCGCCGTTTAAACCATTGGCGAGAGCTGAGCTGGCCAAGCTTGCTAAAGCTCAGAAGAAAGCATACTATGATGAAATAGAATATAGAGAGAAACTGTTTATGAAGAAACAGTTAAAAGAGGAGAAGATGAGgaggaagatgatgaagaagatggcTGCTTCTAAGGATCTTcccgttgaagaagaagaaagtgagGAAGGGGCGGCGGCATCGGTTCCGGTTGCGATGCCTGATTTGGCTTTGCCAGCTTCTTTTGATGCTGATTATCCATCGCACAGATACAGGTGTCTCGATTCTCCCAACCAGTGGGTTGTGCGACCGGTTCTGGATACTCAAGGATGGGACCATGATGTCGGTTACGAAGGAGTGAATGTAGAAAGACTGTTTGtggtgaagaagaagatacCGGTTTCTTTATCTGGGCAGTTGACGAAAGACAAAAAGGACAGCACCCTACAAATGGAGTTGTCCAGTTCCCTTAAACACGGAGAAGGCAAAGCCACTTCCTTAGGTTTTGATATGCAGACGTTAGGCAAAGATATGGCCTACACTCTAAGAGGCGAGACCAGGCTCAGTAACCGTAGGCGAAATAAGTTTTCGACTGGCGTTTCAGCCACCCTACTGGGAGACAGTGTGACTGCGGGGTTGAAACTGGAGGATAAATTAATTGTAAACAAGCGGTTCAGGATGGTGCTCTCGGGAGGTGCGATGGCAGGTCAGAGTGATGTGGCTTATGGAGGCAGTTTGGAAGCAACCTTGAGAGACAAGGACCATCCTTTGGGGAGATTCCTAAGCACTCTGGGTCTGTCGGTAATGGATTGGCATGGGGATCTAGCGATAGGAGGTAACCTACAATCGCAGATTCCTATTGGACGGTACACAAACTTGATTGCTAGAGGAAATTTGAATAACAGAGGGTCGGGGAACGTGAGTATACGACTGAACAGCTCGGAACAAATCCAAATTGCTCTGATTGCAGTTATTCCTCTCATTAGTAAGCTAGTGGGTTATCCTCAACAATTGCACTATGGACAATGA
- the LOC124927632 gene encoding RING-H2 finger protein ATL79-like has translation MRALLLLSPSSPVLEPSVKEDTITTPVVTCDSQTCPWKPYSNSKDFQKDAWLIFAILFFLLFLAITLNAAVRCIIRRRRRRRQPQPVDSSDDMSPTKPPPTSDAIEIKGEVVLFSSSSSSAIIKECAICLSEFEEGDRVRVLDGCKHGFHVHCIKEWLSATHSSCPICRANSITTLTAGRTY, from the coding sequence ATGCGTGCACTACTATTACTGTCGCCGTCTTCTCCGGTACTAGAACCGTCGGTGAAAGAAGATACAATTACTACTCCAGTAGTTACATGTGATTCCCAAACTTGTCCATGGAAGCCATACTCAAATTCCAAGGATTTCCAAAAAGACGCCTGGCTCATATTCGccatcctcttcttcctcctctttctCGCCATCACTCTTAACGCCGCCGTCCGCTGTATAATCcgtcgaagaagaagaagaagacagcCCCAACCTGTCGACTCTTCTGACGACATGTCGCCGACCAAACCGCCGCCGACGTCCGACGCAATCGAAATAAAAGGAGAGGTGGTTTtgttttcatcatcatcatcatcagctaTTATTAAGGAATGTGCAATATGTCTGTCGGAGTTTGAGGAAGGAGATAGAGTTAGGGTTTTGGATGGATGTAAACATGGTTTTCATGTCCATTGTATTAAGGAATGGTTGTCTGCAACTCACTCTTCTTGTCCCATCTGCAGAGCTAACTCTATCACTACGCTCACAGCTGGCCGCACGTACTga